The following proteins are encoded in a genomic region of Phragmites australis chromosome 9, lpPhrAust1.1, whole genome shotgun sequence:
- the LOC133928736 gene encoding large ribosomal subunit protein eL29z-like — MAKSKNHTAHNQSYKAHKNGIKKPKRHRQTSTKGMDPKFLKNLRYSRKHNKKSGEAEAEAEE, encoded by the exons ATGGCCAAGTCGAAGAACCACACGGCGCACAACCAGTCGTACAAGGCTCACAAGAACGGCATCAAGAAGCCCAAGCGCCACCGCCAGACCTCCACCAAGGGT ATGGACCCAAAGTTCCTAAAGAACCTGAGGTACTCAAGGAAGCACAACAAGAAGAGTGGTGAGGCTGAGGCTGAGGCCGAGGAGTAA
- the LOC133928735 gene encoding putative receptor protein kinase ZmPK1: MATLLAALALLSLRALPLSAAPHDTLQLKSSLVVEEYETQILKSSGGTFSCGFRNIYTNAFTFSIWYSNSVDKAVVWSANRGSPVHSWGSAITLRKDGSMVLTDYDGTVVWQTDGKFPNVRCAQLLETGNLVLKNSSGNIVWQSFDSPTDTVLPTQRIAGTTELVSTTKLHVPGHYIFRFSDQSILSLIYDETNVSSIYWPDPDYQYYENYRNLYNSTRIAILNDYGVFLASDFAKKHVIVASDRATGIKRRLTLDYDGNLRLYSLNNSDRTWNVVWIAESQPCMTHGLCGPYGICHYSPKPTCSCPPGYKMRSSGNWTQGCMPIIDTTCDGEQDVTFLKLRNTDFWGSDQQRIEKVSLQDCQNVCRRDCTCKGFQYQEGNGTCYPKALLFNGRSFPTPTVRTMYIKLPSRLDISNASIPQSNVLDSIPHRLNCTDHVSTTTMEPFPSYWNRTSGEEPKWFYFYGFLGVFFVIEVFFFAFAWFFVLRRELRSSQVWAAEEGYRVMTNHFRMYSYRELVKATEKFKHELGWGSTGVAYKGILDDDRAVVVKKLGNVRHSRVEFQDELHVIARINHMNLVRIYGFCSERSHRMLVLEYAENGSLANVLFKSKISLEWEKRFNIALGVAKGLAYLHHECLEWIIHCNLKPENILLDQDLEPKITDFGLAKLVSRSGSNQNVSRARGTIGYIAPEWISGLPITAMVDVYSYGVVLLELVSGTRIFDLVKGEDGKVHAMLKKFVKMLSYRLDREQPLWLAEFVDFRLGGEFNYLQAKTLIKLAVSCLEEERKKRPTMESVVESLFAVHLAGN, translated from the coding sequence ATGGCTACTCTCCTTGCTGCTCTTGCCCTCCTTTCTCTGCGTGCTCTACCCTTGAGTGCCGCGCCTCACGACACTCTACAACTGAAATCATCCCTCGTCGTCGAAGAGTATGAAACCCAAATCCTGAAGTCATCGGGCGGCACATTCTCCTGTGGCTTCCGCAACATCTACACCAACGCCTTCACCTTCTCGATATGGTACTCCAATTCTGTTGACAAGGCCGTCGTCTGGAGCGCGAACCGCGGCAGCCCGGTGCACTCCTGGGGGTCCGCCATCACCCTGCGCAAGGATGGAAGCATGGTCCTCACCGACTACGATGGCACGGTTGTGTGGCAAACTGACGGCAAATTCCCAAATGTTCGATGTGCTCAGCTACTGGAGACTGGAAACCTTGTCTTGAAGAACTCCAGTGGTAACATTGTTTGGCAAAGCTTCGATTCACCGACGGACACGGTCCTTCCCACACAGCGCATTGCTGGTACAACAGAGTTAGTCTCTACCACTAAGCTGCATGTTCCTGGTCACTATATCTTCCGTTTCAGCGATCAGTCGATATTGTCACTTATATATGATGAAACTAATGTTTCCAGCATATACTGGCCAGATCCTGATTACCAGTACTACGAGAATTATAGAAACCTTTACAACAGTACTAGGATAGCAATCCTTAATGATTATGGGGTATTTTTGGCGAGCGACTTTGCTAAGAAACATGTGATTGTTGCCTCTGATAGAGCCACTGGGATTAAGAGAAGACTTACCTTGGATTATGATGGTAATCTTAGACTCTATAGCTTGAATAACTCGGACAGAACATGGAATGTTGTGTGGATTGCTGAATCTCAACCATGCATGACTCATGGTTTATGTGGTCCGTATGGAATCTGCCACTATTCGCCTAAACCAACATGTTCTTGCCCACCTGGATATAAGATGCGCAGCTCAGGTAACTGGACACAAGGTTGCATGCCGATTATAGACACCACATGCGATGGGGAACAGGATGTGACCTTTCTGAAACTTCGAAACACTGATTTTTGGGGATCTGATCAACAACGTATCGAAAAGGTGTCATTGCAAGACTGTCAGAACGTATGCAGAAGGGACTGCACCTGTAAGGGGTTTCAATACCAAGAAGGAAATGGTACATGCTACCCAAAGGCTCTTCTCTTCAATGGAAGGTCTTTCCCAACGCCCACTGTGCGCACAATGTATATCAAACTCCCTTCAAGATTGGACATATCAAATGCCTCCATTCCGCAGTCCAATGTGCTTGATTCTATACCACATCGTCTTAATTGTACAGATCATGTAAGCACAACAACCATGGAACCATTCCCCAGTTACTGGAATAGGACTAGTGGGGAGGAACCAAAATGGTTCTACTTCTATGGGTTTCTTGGTGTCTTCTTCGTTATCGAAGTTTTCTTCTTCGCATTTGCATGGTTCTTTGTTTTGAGGAGGGAGTTGAGGTCATCACAGGTATGGGCAGCTGAGGAAGGCTACAGGGTGATGACTAACCATTTCCGAATGTATAGTTACAGAGAGCTGGTTAAGGCAACTGAAAAGTTTAAACATGAGCTTGGATGGGGAAGTACAGGGGTTGCCTACAAGGGAATATTGGATGACGATCGAGCGGTGGTCGTAAAAAAGCTGGGAAATGTAAGGCACAGCAGAGTAGAGTTCCAGGATGAGTTGCATGTTATTGCAAGGATTAACCATATGAACCTAGTAAGAATATATGGGTTTTGCTCAGAAAGATCCCATAGGATGTTGGTCTTGGAGTATGCTGAGAATGGATCGTTGGCCAACGTATTGTTCAAAAGCAAAATCTCTCTAGAATGGGAGAAAAGATTCAACATTGCTTTGGGTGTTGCAAAGGGGCTGGCCTATCTTCACCATGAGTGCCTAGAGTGGATCATTCACTGCAACCTGAAGCCAGAGAATATTTTGCTGGATCAGGATTTGGAACCTAAGATCACCGATTTTGGGTTGGCAAAGCTGGTCAGTAGATCTGGGTCTAACCAAAATGTGTCACGAGCGCGAGGAACCATAGGTTACATTGCTCCAGAGTGGATATCTGGTTTACCGATAACGGCAATGGTTGACGTGTATAGTTATGGAGTTGTGCTTCTAGAACTAGTGTCGGGAACGCGAATTTTTGATTTGGTCAAAGGTGAGGATGGGAAGGTGCATGcgatgctcaagaagtttgtcaAGATGCTTTCCTATAGATTGGACAGGGAGCAACCATTGTGGTTAGCAGAGTTTGTAGATTTCAGACTGGGTGGTGAATTCAACTACTTGCAAGCTAAAACGTTGATCAAGTTGGCTGTCTCGTGCttggaggaagaaaggaagaagaggCCAACGATGGAATCAGTAGTCGAGAGCCTCTTTGCAGTTCATTTAGCTGGAAACTAA